One part of the Triplophysa rosa linkage group LG5, Trosa_1v2, whole genome shotgun sequence genome encodes these proteins:
- the LOC130554071 gene encoding HERV-H LTR-associating protein 1 — MAKLKPWISIRFCVVIVTLFFIYVQVSRQNKLIQTEKRELLTSTEIPAEHIDPTSIDLTALVNTLINASQPDSQNLFSLLSVTSHSSLSLHKLTLLVYNISNFQDIETSLFSSKYCYCLTNSTNDLTDFTAVLFDVMGNSTSYLQELFKSNSILSVSQKNSSDCIYICVMAGKTVISLSCGTWAQSHLCLTKPSQKIDPELISHFHWCLLCGMTFQTTVNWYYGINPVQILIRPPVRKQPAIQNQRQPCHTLGLL, encoded by the exons ATGGCTAAACTCAAACCCTGGATCAGCATCCGATTTTGTGTTGTCATAGTAACTCTGTTCTTTATTTATGTACAAG TTTCCAGACAAAACAAGCTGATACAAACAGAAAAACGTGAGCTGCTGACTTCCACAG AGATTCCAGCTGAACACATCGACCCTACTTCCATAGATCTTACCGCACTAGTCAACACGCTCATCAATGCTTCACAACCAG aCTCACAAAATCTTTTCTCCTTACTGAGTGTGACATCACACAGTTCCCTCTCTCTCCATAAACTCACGCTACTGGTCTACAACA TCTCAAACTTTCAGGACATTGAGACCAGTTTGTTTTCCTCGAAATACTGTTACTGTCTGACAAACAGCACCAATGACCTCacag attTCACAGCTGTTCTCTTCGATGTGATGGGAAATTCTACTAGTTACCTGCAGGAGTTGTTTAAATCTAACTCCATCCTCTCTG tCAGTCAGAAGAACAGCTCTGACTGCATCTACATCTGTGTCATGGCTGGAAAGACAG TGATCTCTCTCAGCTGTGGGACTTGGGCTCAGTCACACCTCTGTTTAACCAAACCATCACAGAAGATAGATCCAGAG CTAATATCACATTTCCACTGGTGCCTTTTG TGTGGCATGACCTTCCAAACAACAGTGAACTGGTACTATGGCATAAACCCAGTACAGATTCTCATTCGACCCCCAGTAAGG AAACAACCAGCAATACAGAATCAAAGACAACCGTGCCACACACTAGGGCTACTATGA